In Brachypodium distachyon strain Bd21 chromosome 2, Brachypodium_distachyon_v3.0, whole genome shotgun sequence, one genomic interval encodes:
- the LOC100827775 gene encoding repressor of RNA polymerase III transcription MAF1 homolog isoform X2 — MKLLEYTPFDSLNVFLDELNLGDCTIRGTLEAFSCKHAGNDRRLSISLEHEILDYLGKSSDSDPPSPVEHLSCRSSRKMLIYLVLTLGHMYPDYDFSAVRAHLFFREEDWESFKQMLDTYLSETSTLWAANTDGCSLLDSMTKVIDEVIKIRECDIYSYNPDSDGDPFLEKGAIWSFNFFFYNRKLKRVVSFRCCCTRR, encoded by the exons ATGAAGCTTTTAGAATACACCCCGTTCGACAG tttaAATGTGTTCCTTGATGAACTGAACCTTGGTGATTGTACAATTAGGGGAACCCTTGAAGCCTTCTCAT GCAAACATGCTGGGAATGATCGTCGGCTTTCAATAAGTCTAGAACATGAG ATTCTTGATTACCTCGGGAAGTCTTCTGACAGTGATCCTCCTTCACCTGTGGAGCATTTGTCTTGTAGATCCAG CCGGAAAATGCTGATTTATCTAGTTCTCACTCTTGGTCATATGTATCCGGATTATGATTTCAg TGCTGTTCGGGCACACCTATTCTTCAGAGAAGAAGATTGGGAAAGTTTCAAGCAGATGCTAGACACCTACTTATCAGAGACTTCCACG CTCTGGGCGGCAAACACTGATGGTTGTTCTCTTCTAGACAGTATGACTAAAGTTATAGATGAG GTTATCAAAATCAGGGAGTGTGACATCTACAGCTACAACCCAGACTCTGACGGGGATCCATTTCTGGAGAAAGGGGCCAT ATGGTCGTTCAACTTTTTCTTCTACAATCGGAAGCTAAAGCGGGTCGTGAGCTTTCGGTGCTGTTGTACCAG GAGATGA
- the LOC100827775 gene encoding repressor of RNA polymerase III transcription MAF1 homolog isoform X1, translating into MKLLEYTPFDSLNVFLDELNLGDCTIRGTLEAFSCKHAGNDRRLSISLEHEILDYLGKSSDSDPPSPVEHLSCRSSRKMLIYLVLTLGHMYPDYDFSAVRAHLFFREEDWESFKQMLDTYLSETSTLWAANTDGCSLLDSMTKVIDEVIKIRECDIYSYNPDSDGDPFLEKGAIWSFNFFFYNRKLKRVVSFRCCCTSKLAGDDFLAGAISDGEEEDALIDMDI; encoded by the exons ATGAAGCTTTTAGAATACACCCCGTTCGACAG tttaAATGTGTTCCTTGATGAACTGAACCTTGGTGATTGTACAATTAGGGGAACCCTTGAAGCCTTCTCAT GCAAACATGCTGGGAATGATCGTCGGCTTTCAATAAGTCTAGAACATGAG ATTCTTGATTACCTCGGGAAGTCTTCTGACAGTGATCCTCCTTCACCTGTGGAGCATTTGTCTTGTAGATCCAG CCGGAAAATGCTGATTTATCTAGTTCTCACTCTTGGTCATATGTATCCGGATTATGATTTCAg TGCTGTTCGGGCACACCTATTCTTCAGAGAAGAAGATTGGGAAAGTTTCAAGCAGATGCTAGACACCTACTTATCAGAGACTTCCACG CTCTGGGCGGCAAACACTGATGGTTGTTCTCTTCTAGACAGTATGACTAAAGTTATAGATGAG GTTATCAAAATCAGGGAGTGTGACATCTACAGCTACAACCCAGACTCTGACGGGGATCCATTTCTGGAGAAAGGGGCCAT ATGGTCGTTCAACTTTTTCTTCTACAATCGGAAGCTAAAGCGGGTCGTGAGCTTTCGGTGCTGTTGTACCAG CAAATTAGCAGGAGATGACTTCCTAGCCGGTGCAATCTccgatggcgaggaggaagatgcgTTGATCGACATGGACATATGA
- the LOC100829800 gene encoding receptor like protein 4, which translates to MQLLLLLLLAAAAARASSSDDPFLSGAQANHSYNIDCGGTSNFTSAFGRRWLSDRYFSAGGNAGMVAEPHRFPQPQERTLRFFPPSSAGKSSCYSLPLQSPGRYYLRVFTVYDNYDSKLRSPSFDVSAAATLVLSFRSPWPETAARYGAYSDLIFPSDDSGSGATDVCFYSLSTDAPVVASIEVAPVHPLAYDGASTGSGLVLVNYGRLTCGNSLFGPGFTNDSDAFSRVWQAGTDFRNNDLTYDAITAGGRKIFGSNQPPNYFPTKMYRSAVTTGGDDTNEIEYLMPVDTRMSYMVWLHFAEIDAGVRAPGQRVFDVMLAGKNVTRIDIFKQVGGFTAFKWTYIVENLTSSIMSVKLVPVVGRPILCGLENYAMVPLEMRTVPNQAAAMKALKDSLKIPARMGWNGDPCAPKRWDAWEGVTCHRGNKGLVITQLDLASQGLKGFITDEISHLTDLVSLNLSSNSLTGSLPPGLGQPSLATLDLSSNQFTGSIPGTIGSSKLQTVLLNSNQLDGQVPEVLYSVGVHGGVIDLSGNKGLCGVPTLPACALFWEKGGLNKTGKIALGASFGLLLLVILIVVYIVCIRRGPYDYDFEFPQDLTSISAISAKRNRYQRAKSVMLAEMEAHSTDGFYTNGGTH; encoded by the exons atgcagctcctcctcctgctgctcctcgccgccgccgccgcccgcgcctcctcctccgacgaccccttcctctccggcg CGCAGGCGAACCACAGCTACAACATCGACTGCGGGGGGACGTCCAACTTCACCAGCGCCTTCGGCCGCAGGTGGCTCTCCGACCGCTACTTCTCGGCGGGGGGGAACGCCGGGATGGTGGCGGAGCCGCACCGGTTCCCGCAGCCGCAGGAGCGCACGCTGCGCTTCTTCccgccttcctccgccggCAAGTCCTCCTGCTACTCCCTCCCGCTCCAGTCGCCCGGCCGCTACTACCTCCGCGTCTTCACCGTCTACGACAACTACGACTCCAAGCTCCGCTCCCCGTCCTTCgacgtctccgccgccgccacgctcgTGCTCTCCTTCCGCTCCCCATGGCCCGAGACCGCCGCGCGCTACGGCGCCTACTCCGACCTCATCTTCCCCTCCGAcgactccggctccggcgcaaccGACGTCTGCTTCTACTCGCTCTCCACCGACGCCCCCGTCGTCGCGTCCATCGAGGTCGCCCCCGTCCACCCGCTCGCCTACGACGGGGCGTCCACGGGCTCCGGCCTCGTCCTCGTCAACTACGGCCGCCTCACCTGCGGGAACTCCCTCTTCGGCCCCGGCTTCACCAACGACTCCGACGCCTTCTCCAGGGTCTGGCAGGCGGGCACGGACTTCCGCAACAACGACCTCACCTACGACGCCAtcaccgccggcggccggaagaTCTTCGGCAGCAACCAGCCGCCCAATTACTTCCCCACCAAGATGTACAGGTCCGCCGTCACCACCGGCGGGGACGACACCAACGAGATCGAGTACCTCATGCCGGTCGACACCAGGATGTCCTACATGGTCTGGCTGCATTTCGCCGAGATCGACGCCGGGGTCAGGGCCCCTGGGCAGAGGGTGTTCGACGTTATGCTCGCCGGGAAGAATGTCACCAGGATCGACATCTTCAAGCAGGTCGGAGGCTTCACGGCGTTCAAGTGGACCTACATTGTGGAGAATCTGACGAGCTCCATCATGAGTGTGAAGCTTGTGCCGGTGGTTGGACGGCCCATTCTTTGCGGGCTAGAGAACTATGCAATGGTGCCGCTTGAGATGAGGACGGTGCCAAACCAAG CGGCTGCAATGAAGGCACTGAAGGATTCACTCAAAATTCCAGCCAGGATGGGTTGGAATGGGGACCCTTGTGCCCCAAAGAGGTGGGATGCATGGGAGGGAGTCACTTGCCATCGCGGTAACAAAGGGCTTGTGATCACTCAGCT GGATCTTGCAAGTCAAGGACTGAAAGGTTTCATCACTGATGAAATAAGTCATCTGACAGACTTGGTAAGCTT GAACTTGAGCTCTAATTCCTTGACTGGAAGCTTGCCACCAGGTTTAGGCCAACCTTCACTTGCGACACT GGATCTGTCCTCGAACCAGTTTACTGGGAGTATTCCTGGCACCATTGGCTCATCTAAATTACAGACTGT TTTACTAAATAGCAATCAGCTCGACGGGCAAGTTCCAGAAGTACTTTATTCAGTTGGTGTGCATGGTGGTGTGATAGA TCTGTCAGGTAATAAAGGTCTGTGTGGGGTGCCTACTCTACCTGCTTGTGCATTATTCTGGGAGAAAGGAGGCTTGAACAAAACCGGGAAAATTGCACTTGGAGCCTCATTTGGACTTCTTCTGCTCGTCATACTTATAGTGGTCTACATAGTGTGCATAAGACGGGGACCATATGACTACGATTTTGAGTTCCCTCAAGATTTGACTT CGATATCAGCAATCTCAGCAAAAAGGAACAGGTATCAGCGGGCGAAGTCAGTGATGCTTGCAGAGATGGAGGCACACAGCACAGACGGTTTCTACACGAACGGGGGCACTCATTGA